From the genome of Pseudomonas sp. AB6, one region includes:
- the coxB gene encoding cytochrome c oxidase subunit II produces MMRHPYVWMGLLLSSIFNQAQAAWTTNMAPGATEVSHEIFDLHMTIFWICVVIGIVVFGAMFWSMILHRRSTGQVAAKFHESTRVEIAWTIVPLVILIVMVIPATRTMIKMYDTGASDIDIQITGYQWKWHYKYLGQDVEFFSNLATPAAQIHNKEAKGENYLLEVDEPLVIPVGKKIRFLVTAADVIHSWWVPAFAVKRDAIPGFINEAWTRVDKPGIYRGQCSELCGKDHGFMPIVVEAKTQADYDTWLAGRKLESAKLKELTSKDWTMDELVARGDKVYHTTCVACHQAEGQGLPPMFPALKGSKTVTGPKEGHLNTVFHGRPGTAMAAFGKQLSEVDIAAVVTYERNAWGNNKGDMVTPKDVLALKQADAK; encoded by the coding sequence ATGATGCGACATCCATATGTCTGGATGGGCTTGCTGTTGTCGTCAATATTCAATCAGGCGCAGGCCGCTTGGACGACGAATATGGCGCCAGGAGCGACCGAAGTCAGTCATGAGATATTCGATTTACACATGACCATTTTCTGGATATGCGTAGTGATCGGTATCGTCGTTTTTGGGGCCATGTTTTGGTCGATGATTCTTCATCGGCGCTCTACTGGGCAAGTGGCCGCCAAGTTTCACGAGAGTACGCGAGTTGAAATTGCCTGGACAATTGTGCCGCTGGTGATTTTGATCGTAATGGTTATTCCTGCCACCCGAACCATGATCAAAATGTACGATACCGGTGCGTCGGATATCGATATCCAGATAACCGGTTATCAATGGAAGTGGCATTACAAATATCTAGGACAAGACGTCGAATTTTTCAGCAACTTGGCTACCCCTGCTGCGCAGATACACAACAAAGAAGCCAAGGGCGAAAACTACTTACTCGAAGTTGACGAGCCATTGGTTATTCCAGTGGGAAAGAAAATCCGGTTTCTGGTGACCGCTGCTGACGTCATCCACTCGTGGTGGGTGCCAGCGTTTGCAGTCAAGCGCGACGCCATTCCGGGGTTCATCAACGAAGCTTGGACCCGTGTCGATAAACCCGGGATCTACCGAGGTCAGTGTTCAGAATTGTGTGGCAAAGACCACGGCTTCATGCCGATTGTGGTGGAAGCCAAGACTCAGGCTGACTACGACACTTGGCTGGCGGGGCGCAAACTTGAAAGCGCCAAACTCAAGGAGTTGACCAGTAAAGACTGGACGATGGATGAGTTGGTGGCCCGTGGCGATAAGGTTTATCACACCACCTGCGTGGCTTGTCATCAGGCGGAAGGTCAGGGCCTGCCGCCGATGTTCCCGGCGCTTAAGGGTTCGAAAACTGTCACCGGGCCCAAAGAAGGCCACCTGAACACCGTGTTCCATGGTCGTCCCGGTACGGCGATGGCGGCGTTCGGTAAACAGCTTTCAGAAGTGGATATTGCGGCGGTGGTTACTTACGAGCGCAATGCTTGGGGTAATAACAAAGGCGACATGGTCACCCCCAAAGATGTGTTGGCTCTGAAACAGGCGGACGCGAAATGA